In one window of Oryza sativa Japonica Group chromosome 9, ASM3414082v1 DNA:
- the LOC4347743 gene encoding pentatricopeptide repeat-containing protein At1g20300, mitochondrial, giving the protein MALLLKPKRHLFPSSARHLRRLCDAAPTLAPPPEPEPEPELEPEPALAPSLTTAETKLLDALHAALVDHRRAHPAAPVPATAPSEPPLPELSSALSGLLASPPSPQLPLGLLRRLLALRRGVPLPEAVAFFHHVLPSLPPDSLPALYAAMIDLLAKHHHFPLARHLLDEMRERSVPISAQLILALIRRYVRAEMPSEASDLFRRMEEYGAGAPDPATLASLLGALSKKRLASEAQAMFDSYKSVFTPDVVLYTTLVHAWCRSGRLNEAERVFAEMQQAGVTPNVYTYTAVIDAMYRAGQVPRAQELLCQMIDSGCPPNTATFNAIMRAHVKAGRSEQVLQVHNQMRQLGCEPDIITYNFLMETHCGKGQSNLDAAMKMLTRMIAKGCIPDCHTFNPMLKLVLVLGNVNAARKLYERMQELQCKPNVVTYNLLMRLFNLEKSMDMVLRIKKDMDAQGVEPNVNTYAALIEAFCGRGNWKRAHMTLREMVEEKALKPTKPVYDMVLALLRKAGQLRRHEELVEMMVDRGFISRPANDALWRAISA; this is encoded by the coding sequence ATGGCTCTCCTCCTCAAGCCCAAGCGCCACCTCTTCCCCTCCTCCGCTCGCCACCTCCGACGTCTATGCGACGCCGCGCCAaccctggcgccgccgccggagccggagccagAGCCGGAGCTGGAGCCGGAGCCCGCGTTGGCTCCGTCGCTGACCACCGCGGAAACCAAGCTCTTGGACGCGCTCCACGCGGCCCTCGTCGACCACCGCCGCGCCCACCCGGCCGCGCCGGTGCCCGCCACCGCGCCCtccgagccgccgctgccggagctCTCCTCCGCGCTCTCCGGCCTGCTCGCTTCCCCTCCTTCCCCGCAGCTCCcgctcggcctcctccgccgcctcctcgcgctccgccgcggcgtccCACTCCCCGAGGCGGTGGCGTTCTTCCACCACGTCCTCCCGTCGCTTCCGCCCGACTCGCTCCCCGCCTTGTACGCCGCCATGATAGACCTGCTCGCCAAGCACCACCACTTTCCCCTCGCCCGCCACCTGCTCGACGAAATGCGCGAGCGCTCCGTCCCCATCTCGGCGCAGCTCATCCTCGCCCTGATCCGGAGGTACGTCCGCGCGGAGATGCCGTCGGAGGCTTCCGACCTCTTCCGCCGCATGGAGGAGTATGGCGCCGGGGCTCCCGACCCGGCCACGCTTGCTTCTCTTCTTGGGGCGCTCTCCAAGAAGCGCCTTGCCAGTGAGGCCCAGGCTATGTTTGACAGTTACAAGTCCGTCTTTACGCCGGATGTTGTGCTTTACACAACGCTGGTGCACGCGTGGTGCCGTTCTGGGCGGCTCAATGAGGCCGAGCGGGTGTTCGCTGAAATGCAGCAAGCTGGGGTCACACCAAATGTGTATACATACACAGCGGTGATTGATGCAATGTACCGTGCAGGGCAGGTGCCCCGTGCTCAGGAGCTCCTGTGCCAGATGATCGACTCTGGGTGCCCGCCGAACACAGCGACGTTCAATGCCATCATGAGGGCGCATGTCAAGGCTGGGCGATCCGAGCAGGTTCTGCAGGTGCACAACCAGATGCGGCAGCTCGGCTGTGAGCCCGACATTATCACATACAATTTCTTGATGGAGACACATTGTGGGAAGGGGCAGAGTAACCTTGATGCTGCGATGAAAATGCTCACAAGGATGATTGCCAAGGGTTGCATTCCTGATTGCCACACATTTAACCCCATGCTGAAACTGGTGCTTGTGCTTGGCAATGTAAATGCTGCCCGGAAATTGTATGAGCGGATGCAGGAGCTGCAGTGCAAGCCAAATGTCGTCACATATAATTTGCTTATGAGATTGTTCAATTTGGAGAAGTCAATGGACATGGTGCTGAGGATAAAGAAGGACATGGATGCACAGGGAGTGGAGCCAAATGTGAATACTTACGCTGCTCTAATAGAGGCCTTCTGTGGAAGGGGAAACTGGAAACGTGCACACATGACGCTGAGGGAAATGGTTGAGGAGAAAGCCCTTAAACCCACAAAGCCAGTCTATGATATGGTATTGGCCCTGTTGAGGAAGGCTGGTCAGCTCAGGAGGCATGAAGAGCTTGTGGAGATGATGGTGGACCGGGGTTTCATCAGCCGCCCAGCTAATGATGCATTGTGGAGGGCAATATCTGCTTGA
- the LOC4347745 gene encoding phospholipase D delta, with amino-acid sequence MESSAGGGGGESPPPAKPVLLHGDLDLWVVEARLLPNMDMFSEHVRRCFAACKPPTSCATARQPRHARGHHRRKIITSDPYVTLSVAGAVVARTRVIPNDQDPVWDERFAVPLAHYAAALEFHVKDNDTFGAQLIGTVTIPADRVASCQEVEDWFPIIGNNGRPYKPDTALRLRLRFNPAADNPLYRRGIPGDPDHQGIKDSYFPLRHGGRVTLYQDAHYREGDLPEIELDEGGKVFDHNACWEDICHAILEAHHMIYIVGWSVYDKVRLVREPSPSRPLPEGGDLNLGELLKFKSQEGVRVCLLVWDDKTSHDKLFIKTGGVMATHDEETRKFFKHSSVICVLSPRYASSKLSIFKQQVVGTLFTHHQKCVLVDTQAWGNKRKITAFIGGLDLCDGRYDTPEHRLFKDLDTVFDNDYHNPTFPSGAKGGPRQPWHDLHCRIDGPAAYDVLKNFEQRWRKATKWRERFRKVSHWKDDALIKLERISWILSPSPTIPNDDISLRVSKEEDPENWHVQVFRSIDSGSLKGFPSDCKEASKQNLICRKDLIIDKSIHTAYVRAIRSAQHFIYIENQYFLGSSYAWPSYVNSGADNLVPIELALKIASKIRAGERFAVYVVIPMWPEGVPTAASVQEILFFQAQTMEMMYRIIAQELKAMNIKNAHPQDYLNFYCLGNREESSSSNGSPESNDKSAAALARKYRRFMIYVHAKGMIVDDEYVILGSANINQRSLAGSRDTEIAMGAYQPHHTWSTKGGHPRGQVYGYRTSLWAEHLGMVDDLFKDPSSLECVNYVNEIAEENWRRFTAEQLITLQGHLLKYPVKVEADGKVGPLPEHECFPDVGGKILGAPTSLPDTLTM; translated from the exons atggagtcgtcggccggcggcggcggcggcgagtctcCGCCTCCGGCGAAGCCCGTGCTGCTCCACGGGGACCTCGACCTGTGGGTGGTCGAGGCGCGCCTGCTCCCAAACATGGACATGTTCTCCGAGCACGTACGGCGGTGCTTCGCCGCCTGCAAGCCGCCCACCTCCTGCGCCACCGCCAGGCAGCCGCGCCACGCccgcggccaccaccgccggaaGATCATCACCAGCGACCCCTACGTCACGctctccgtcgccggcgccgtggtgGCGCGCACCCGCGTCATCCCCAACGACCAGGACCCCGTCTGGGACGAGCGCTTCGCCGTGCCCCTCGCCCACTACGCCGCCGCGCTCGAGTTCCACGTCAAGGACAACGACACGTTCGGCGCGCAGCTCATCGGCACCGTCACCATCCCCGCCGACAGGGTCGCCTCGTGCCAGGAGGTGGAGGACTGGTTCCCCATCATCGGCAACAACGGCAGGCCGTACAAGCCCGACAcggcgctccgcctccgcctccgcttcAACCCCGCGGCCGACAACCCGCTCTACCGCCGCGGCATCCCCGGCGACCCCGACCACCAGGGGATCAAGGACTCCTACTTCCCGCTCCGCCACGGCGGCCGCGTCACGCTGTACCAGGACGCCCACTACAGGGAAGGGGACCTGCCGGAGATCGAGCTCGACGAGGGGGGCAAGGTGTTCGACCACAACGCGTGCTGGGAGGACATCTGCCACGCCATCCTCGAGGCGCACCACATGATATACATCGTCGGCTGGTCGGTGTACGACAAGGTGCGCCTCGTCCgggagccgtcgccgtcgaggccgcTGCCGGAAGGCGGCGACCTCAATCTCGGGGAGCTGCTCAAGTTCAAGTCGCAGGAGGGCGTGAGGGTGTGCCTGCTCGTGTGGGACGACAAGACGTCGCACGACAAGTTGTTCATCAAAACG GGTGGAGTGATGGCGACACATGATGAAGAAACTAGAAAATTCTTCAAGCATTCCTCAGTCATTTGTGTTCTTTCACCTCGGTATGCCAGCAGTAAGCTGAGCATTTTCAAACAACAG GTTGTTGGGACTTTGTTTACCCATCATCAAAAATGCGTGCTGGTTGATACACAAGCTTGGGGAAACAAGCGGAAGATTACTGCTTTTATCGGTGGCCTGGATCTTTGTGATGGGCGTTATGATACACCCGAACATAGGCTTTTTAAGGATCTTGACACAGTATTCGATAATGATTATCATAACCCTACATTTCCG TCAGGTGCAAAGGGGGGGCCTAGACAACCATGGCATGACCTTCACTGTAGGATTGATGGTCCAGCTGCGTATGATGTCTTGAAAAATTTTGAGCAACGCTGGAGAAAGGCAACGAAATGGCGTGAACGATTTAGAAAAGTGTCTCATTGGAAAGATGATGCCCTGATAAAGTTGGAACGTATCTCATGGATACTTAGCCCTTCGCCTACTATTCCAAATGATGATATTAGTTTGCGGGTTTCAAAAGAAGAAGATCCTGAAAATTGGCATGTTCAG GTATTCCGGTCAATAGACTCTGGTTCGCTTAAAGGGTTTCCTAGTGATTGCAAAGAAGCTTCAAAGCAG AATCTTATTTGCCGGAAGGACCTGATAATTGATAAGAGCATCCACACTGCTTATGTCCGGGCAATCAGATCCGCCCAGCATTTCATTTATATTGAAAATCAATATTTCCTTGGGTCATCATATGCTTGGCCGTCCTATGTTAATTCAG GTGCTGACAATCTGGTACCTATTGAATTGGCCCTCAAAATTGCAAGCAAGATTAGGGCTGGTGAACGGTTTGCAGTTTATGTAGTCATACCGATGTGGCCTGAAGGAGTCCCTACAGCAGCTTCTGTACAAGAAATTCTTTTCTTTCAG GCACAGACAATGGAGATGATGTATCGTATAATTGCACAAGAGCTCAAGGCCATGAATATTAAGAATGCACACCCTCAAGATTACTTGAACTTCTATTGTCTGGGCAATCGAGaagaatcatcatcatcaaatgGCAGCCCTGAATCTAACGATAAAAGTGCAGCG GCCTTGGCTAGAAAATACCGGCGTTTTATGATCTATGTTCATGCAAAGGGGATGATTGTAGATGATGAATATGTTATTCTGGGGTCAGCAAACATCAACCAAAGATCTTTGGCTGGTTCCAGAGATACTGAAATTGCCATGGGCGCATACCAGCCTCACCACACATGGTCTACAAAGGGGGGTCATCCTCGCGGTCAG GTATACGGGTATAGAACTTCCCTCTGGGCAGAGCATCTTGGGATGGTTGATGACCTCTTCAAGGATCCATCAAGTTTGGAGTGTGTAAATTATGTCAATGAAATAGCAGAAGAGAACTGGAGAAGGTTCACCGCAGAACAACTTATAACGTTACAAGGGCACCTCCTCAAATACCCAGTCAAGGTAGAGGCTGACGGTAAGGTTGGTCCATTGCCAGAACACGAATGCTTTCCTGACGTTGGTGGCAAGATTCTTGGAGCTCCAACTTCACTCCCTGATACGCTAACAATGTAA
- the LOC4347746 gene encoding ornithine decarboxylase 1B, chloroplastic: MVGGSPMQAVLMAPGVKDKKVLAFKRGKGKDADAGVTALIRDIVAGGARSAFHVFDLAKVVDLHRGWRRALPDVRPCYAVKCNPDGAMLAALAALGAGFDCASRAEIEAVLALGVRPATIVYANPCKPEAHLEYAAEVGVNLTTYDSEEEVAKVRRCHPRCELLLRIKAPDSGDAKVDLGLKYGANPDEVLPLLRAAQREGVAVAGVSFHVGSGASRADVYRGAIEAAREAFDAAAALGMPPMRVLDIGGGFMAGRTFDEAAAVINRALERHFGDLPCVEVIGEPGRYFAETAFTLAARVIGKRTRGELREYWIDDGLYGSLNCILMDHYVPRPRPLAAAAAGEDTTAATTHASTVFGPTCDSLDTVVTGYQLPEMSVGDWLVFDDMGAYTTAAGSNFNGFATSAIKIHLAYSS; this comes from the coding sequence ATGGTTGGAGGAAGCCCCATGCAGGCCGTGCTCATGGCCCCCGGCGTCAAGGACAAGAAGGTGCTCGCCTTCAAGCGCGGCAAGGGCaaggacgccgacgccggcgtcaCGGCGCTCATCCGCGacatcgtcgccggcggcgcccggaGCGCGTTCCACGTCTTCGACCTCGCCAAGGTCGTCGACCTCCACCGCGGGTGGCGCCGCGCGCTCCCCGACGTGCGCCCCTGCTACGCCGTCAAGTGCAACCCCGACGGCGCCAtgctcgccgcgctcgccgcgctcgGCGCCGGCTTCGACTGCGCCAGCCGCGCCGAGATCGAGGCAGTGCTCGCGCTCGGCGTCCGCCCCGCCACCATCGTCTACGCCAACCCGTGCAAGCCCGAGGCGCACCTCGAGTACGCCGCCGAGGTCGGCGTCAACCTCACCACCTACGActccgaggaggaggtggccaaGGTCCGGCGATGCCACCCGCGCTGCGAGCTGCTGCTCCGCATCAAGGCGCCCGACTCCGGCGACGCCAAGGTCGACCTGGGGCTCAAGTACGGCGCCAACCCGGACGAGGTGCTACcgctcctccgcgccgcgcagcgcgagggcgtcgccgtcgccggcgtctccTTCCACGTCGGGAGCGGCGCGTCCCGCGCCGACGTCTACCGCGGCGCCATCGAGGCGGCGCGCGAGGCgttcgacgccgcggcggcgctcggcatGCCGCCGATGCGCGTCCTCGACATCGGCGGCGGCTTCATGGCCGGCCGGACcttcgacgaggcggcggcggtcatcAACCGCGCGCTGGAGCGCCACTTCGGCGACCTCCCCTGCGTCGAGGTGATCGGCGAGCCCGGGCGGTACTTCGCCGAGACGGCGTTCAccctcgccgcgcgcgtcaTCGGGAAGCGCACCCGCGGCGAGCTCCGGGAGTACTGGATCGACGACGGCCTCTACGGCTCCCTCAACTGCATCCTCATGGACCACTACGTGCCGCGCCCgaggccgctcgccgccgccgccgccggcgaggacacgacggcggcgacgacgcacgCCTCGACGGTGTTCGGCCCGACGTGCGACTCCCTCGACACGGTGGTCACCGGCTACCAGCTGCCGGAGATGAGCGTCGGCGACTGGCTCGTGTTCGACGACATGGGCGCCTACACCACCGCGGCTGGCTCCAACTTCAACGGCTTCGCCACGTCAGCGATAAAGATCCACCTGGCATACTCCAGCTAG
- the LOC4347744 gene encoding uncharacterized protein At1g76070 codes for MPMEKKHRHARSRSFSGGAIVSFLKSTAASFTATTTTASAPPPPHGRSSFNHRNAFSGPIVSIVPPEARGGGGGSRREHRSGYRTPEPSSPKVSCIGQIKKANAKKVKASCKNGACPLPPRPPADAAAARRQKSSLVRRMLFRRSRSRKASSSSSRDGGFFKGRTAGRAGAAVAAAPAPAGLGQMKRFTSGRAAFEDFDWREAERMASDDDDDVLVAHSAPLVLGGGLVASEPRKEVNLWSRRPMAPPTPLRLP; via the coding sequence ATGCCAATGGAGAAGAAGCACAGGCACGCGAGGTCCAGGAGCTtcagcggcggcgccatcgtCTCCTTCCTCAAGAGCACGGCGGCATCCTTCacggcgaccaccaccacggcctccgcgccgccgccgccgcacggcagGTCGTCGTTCAACCACCGCAACGCCTTCTCGGGGCCCATCGTCTCCATCGTCCCGCcggaggcgcgcggcggcggcggcggcagccgccggGAGCACCGCTCCGGGTACCGGACGCCCGAGCCGTCGTCGCCCAAGGTCTCCTGCATCGGCCAGATCAAGAAGGCCAACGCCAAGAAGGTCAAGGCGAGCTGCAAGAACGGCGCGTGCCCGCTCCcgccccggccgccggccgacgccgccgccgcgcgtagGCAGAAGAGCTCGCTCGTCAGGAGGATGCTCTTCCGCCGCAGCAGGTCGCGGAaggcgtcatcgtcgtcgtcgagggacGGCGGCTTCTTCAAGGGGAGGACGGCcgggcgcgccggcgccgccgtggctgcggcgccggcaccggcggGGCTCGGGCAGATGAAGCGGTTCACCAGCGGCCGCGCGGCGTTCGAGGACTTCGACTGGAGGGAGGCGGAGAGGATGGcgagtgacgacgacgacgacgtgctcgTCGCGCACTCGGCGCCGctcgtgctcggcggcggcctggTGGCGTCGGAGCCGAGGAAGGAGGTGAACCTCTGGAGCCGGCGACCCATGGCTCCTCCCACTCCGCTTCGACTTCCATAG
- the LOC136351726 gene encoding uncharacterized protein — MQRAWRDGGRHGRRLDLLRLILRRLDTRSALATAALSKRWPHLSRHLPALDFRVTDVIPEPDRYHWYLRRRRTAGDRRRPVRVSTLNKLDVIIGRYERHGMRSLANSVNNFLDADDDDGGNGEAHRRYQRVSLEVFPTHNSGHMNRLIATAIADWSVQDLEVTILDTTSNHGSMGYSFPHHCFDDDAMFPAATGCSLKTLKLTNCAPLAVAGGGGDLQHPPRVFGSLTVLVLQGMPMSTRYEGVVRACPRLEVLHLRSCSFRERSLLERLACVGGEPVEFSFGAVPRLARLSLSFHADVNATTWLLHTFAGMTRNEYPLFNFLNRLPDLDTLVLRFTGPERWVAPAMLHDDAPLRRLRRLLVADMPPSWDLTWTRYLLEAAAALETLHIHVDVAAGTAASPGRRVAWPTAAEFKHRALRELVIVGYRPSEWQHEEFVSLMMSTCVALRDVALLEHGHVRAKGHWDWELMT; from the exons ATGCAA AGGGCGTGGAGAGATGGCGGTCGTCACGGTCGCCGGCTCGACCTGCTCCGCctcatcctccgccgcctcgacaCCCGCTCcgcgctcgccaccgccgcgctctCCAAGCGCTGGCCGCACCTCTCCCGCCACCTCCCCGCGCTCGACTTCCGGGTCACCGACGTCATCCCGGAGCCGGACCGCTACCACTGgtacctccgccgccgccgcaccgcgggagatcgccgccggccggtcaGGGTCTCCACGCTGAACAAGCTCGACGTCATCATCGGCAGGTACGAGCGCCATGGCATGCGCTCCTTGGCTAACTCTGTGAACAACTTCTTGgacgcggacgacgacgacggcggcaatggcgaggCTCACCGGAGGTACCAGCGGGTGAGCCTGGAGGTGTTCCCCACCCACAACTCCGGCCACATGAACCGCCTCATCGCCACGGCCATCGCCGACTGGAGCGTGCAAGACCTCGAGGTCACCATTCTCGACACGACTAGCAACCATGGCAGCATGGGCTACAGCTTCCCCCACCATTGcttcgacgacgacgccatgttcccggcggcgacgggctgCAGCCTCAAGACTCTCAAGCTAACCAACTgtgcgccgctcgccgtcgccggcggcggaggcgacttGCAGCACCCGCCGCGCGTGTTCGGCTCGCTGACCGTGCTCGTGCTGCAAGGCATGCCCATGTCGACGCGCTACGAGGGCGTCGTCCGCGCGTGCCCGCGGCTGGAGGTGCTGCACCTCCGGTCATGCAGCTTCCGCGAGAGGAGCCT GCTGGAGAGGCTGGcctgcgtcggcggcgagcccgTCGAGTTCAGCTTCGGCGCCGTGCCGCGCCTCGCCCGCCTCAGCCTGAGCTTCCACGCCGACGTCAACGCCACGACATGGCTGCTGCACACCTTCGCCGGAATGACGCGAAACGAGTACCCTCTCTTCAACTTCCTCAACCGCCTGCCGGACCTGGACACCCTCGTGCTCCGGTTCACCGGCCCGGAGAGGTGGGTGGCGCCGGCGATGCTCCACGACGACGCGCCGCTGCGCAGGCTGAGGCGGCTGCTCGTCGCCGACATGCCGCCGTCGTGGGACCTCACGTGGACGCGCTACCtgctggaggcggcggccgccctcGAGACGCTGCACATCCACGTCGATGTCGCCGccgggacggcggcgtcgccgggtCGGCGCGTCGcctggccgacggcggcggagttCAAGCACCGCGCGCTGAGAGAGCTGGTGATCGTCGGCTACAGGCCAAGCGAGTGGCAGCACGAGGAGTTTGTGAGCTTGATGATGAGCACGTGCGTGGCGCTGCGTGACGTGGCGCTGCTCGAGCATGGACACGTCCGAGCCAAGGGACACTGGGATTGGGAGCTGATGACTTGA
- the LOC4347742 gene encoding serine/threonine protein phosphatase 2A 57 kDa regulatory subunit B' alpha isoform produces the protein MGAAAAEEAVVVVRGAPPPPSSGKRRSTTLLHLFQLEKPDVVVGAMLLPPPSPEPEEDRLITKIESCSRVFTFVDGGGAAGGESGEERDAKTEALGEVLAAVRASGKRKQGLDHRVMVALVKMVAANLFRAMPPSAYPSSLPPPSDVLDDEVPVMVLLPSWPHLHLVYDVLTAAVAAADARALRNHVDRSFLAGLVTLFASEDPRERDRLKTAYHLLYSKLTGERAFMRRTMAAALLRFVYDASPAEAERHCGVGELLEVCGSIINGFAVPLKEEHRAFMARVLLPLHRTRWVHTYHRQLAYCVLQFVHKDPGLAGAAVRDILRHWPATNCQKEVLLIDELEEIVEILDQHHFDKLVVPVCSRIARCVSSCSSQVAERALYVWNNERFVAMACAAGPAAMEERILPAFVASMEANLERHWSRCVQQVTASVRALLDRVAPGAYARCAAGLAARLAEADADAAARRARWRRLELAADAGADAK, from the exons atgggcgccgccgcggcggaggaggcggtggtggtggtgaggggggcgccgccgccgccgtcgtcggggaAGAGGAGGTCCACCACGCTGCTGCACCTCTTCCAGCTCGAGAAGCCCGACGTCGTCGTTGGTGCGatgctgctcccgccgccgtcgccggagcccgAGGAGGATCGTCTGATCACCAAGATCGAGTCGTGCAGCCGGGTCTTCACGTTCGtcgatggtggcggcgccgcagGGGGGGAGTCCGGCGAGGAGAGGGACGCGAAGACGGAGGCGCTCGGTGAGGTGCTCGCCGCGGTGAGGGCGAgcgggaagaggaagcaggggcTGGACCACCGGGTGATGGTGGCGCTGGTCAAGATGGTCGCCGCCAACCTGTTCCGGGCGATGCCGCCGTCCGCCTACCCGTcgtcgctcccgccgccgtccgacgTGCTCGACGACGAGGTCCCCGTGATGGTGCTGCTCCCGTCGTGGCCGCACCTCCACCTCGTCTACGAcgtcctcaccgccgccgtcgccgcggcggacgCCAGGGCGCTCCGCAACCACGTCGACCGGAGCTTCCTCGCCGGCCTAGTCACCCTCTTCGCCTCCGAGGACCCGCGTGAGCGCGACCGCCTCAAGACCGCCTACCACCTGCTCTACTCCAAGCTCACCGGCGAGCGCGCGTTCATGCGGcgcaccatggccgccgcgctgctccgGTTCGTCTACGACGCGTCCCCGGCGGAGGCCGAGCGCCActgcggcgtcggcgagctGCTCGAGGTCTGCGGCAGCATCATCAACGGCTTCGCCGTGCCGCTCAAGGAGGAGCACCGGGCGTTCATGGCGCgcgtgctgctgccgctgcaccGGACGCGGTGGGTGCACACGTACCACCGCCAGCTCGCCTACTGCGTGCTCCAGTTCGTCCACAAGGAccccggcctcgccggcgccgccgtcaggGACATCCTCCGCCACTGGCCGGCGACCAACTGCCAGAAGGAGGTGCTGCTCATCGACGAGCTCGAGGAGATCGTCGAGATCCTCGACCAGCACCACTTCGACAAGCTCGTCGTCCCCGTCTGCTCCCGGATCGCCCGCTGCGTCAGCAGCTGCAGCTCACAG GTGGCGGAGAGGGCGCTGTACGTGTGGAACAACGAGCGGTTCGTGGCGATGGCGTGCgcggcggggccggcggcgatggaggagcgGATCCTGCCGGCGTTCGTGGCGAGCATGGAGGCTAACCTGGAGCGGCACTGGAGCAGGTGCGTGCAGCAGGTGACGGCCAGCGTGCGTGCGCTGCTTGACCGGGTGGCGCCGGGGGCCTACGCCCgctgcgccgccggcctcgccgcgcgcctggccgaggccgacgccgacgccgccgcgcgccgcgcacgGTGGCGCCGCctggagctcgccgccgacgccggcgccgatgCCAAGTAG